AGGGGCTGACACTCGGCTTGGAATTTACCTTCAGATTCAGAGTCGCGGTGCGATCGGACGATACGCTGCGATTTCGCTGGGAAGTGACCGCGGTAACCTGGAACGATAAACTTGCCGGAGACGTCGTCTCGCTGGCGGGATCCATTACCAACGCTGCCGGCGAGGAAGTGCTTTCCTCCACAGGAAAGATGCTGGTGTCAGCGCCGCTGTAAATGGCAGGTTACACGTTGCGGTCGTCTTGCAGAGCTGGCTCTGAGCTTGCCACTCAACCCATCGCCAACCGCGTGGCCAGCGCTGCCAGGATCTCGTACATCGCGCCGAAATACGTTTGCGCCTCGTCCAGCGGCATCACCAGTGGCGGGCTGATGCGTAGTACCTTGCCGGCCAGTGGGCCTAGCAGGTGGATGGCTCGGCCCGATTCGTCGCCGATGTAGCAGGCTTCGACCACGGCGGCGGCCACACGTTCGGCCGAGTGCCGCCCCACGGTTGCGCACTCAAGGCCCCACACCGCTCCTTCGCCGCGCACGTGGGCCACGATCGGCAGCTCGGCCAACCGCAGCAGCCCTCGTTCGATCACGGCCGACAGCTGCACGGCGTGGCCCATAATGTCCCGGCTCGCAAATTCATCGAGCGTGGCCAGCACGGCCGCGCTCGAGAGCGGATTGGCGCTCCAGGTATCAGAGGCTTCGCCGTAGTGCATGGCTGCAAACAGGTCGGCGCGGCCCACCGCGGCGCTCACGGGCACGCCGTTCCCCAATCCCTTGCCCAGCACCACCATGTCCGGTTCGACGCCGTATTCGGTGAACGCGAACAACGATCCCGTACGGCCGAAGTTGGCTTGCACCTCGTCCAAGATGAACACAATGTCGTTGTCACGGCAGAAGCGTTCCAGCAGTTGCAGATATTCCTTCTGCGGATGATACGAACCACCGCCCCCCAAGTACGGCTCGGTGATCAGGCAAGCGATGCGTTCGCCGAACTCTTTGCGGCAGGCGACCAGGTCGGCAATATAAGGAGCCAAATCGATCGGCTGCCGCCGCCGCTCGACATTCACGCATTCCTCGCGCGGAAAGCCGAT
This DNA window, taken from Pirellulales bacterium, encodes the following:
- a CDS encoding MaoC family dehydratase, with product MYAQVGECFEQTIQLNIKSVSEFARLCGDFNPLHSDPVVAARSRFQGLIACGPQYASMFMGMAATHFAAKGLTLGLEFTFRFRVAVRSDDTLRFRWEVTAVTWNDKLAGDVVSLAGSITNAAGEEVLSSTGKMLVSAPL
- a CDS encoding aminotransferase class III-fold pyridoxal phosphate-dependent enzyme, encoding MAHATDSILDGTVQHRGEEQSNAIRRRAAAVEPRALRTFTPSLTVIDRSAGSYHWTPEGRMLADFSSGVLVANLGHNPAHWWRRTSEYLGLEDFKSSGDFLPAAPLTAYNAITELDVRASERLVALLQSQPGGARCEQVLWAASGSEAIQKALWAALDRRPGADIILATRYGFHGKKGLAGAVTGCETDPERDPRVRFIGFPREECVNVERRRQPIDLAPYIADLVACRKEFGERIACLITEPYLGGGGSYHPQKEYLQLLERFCRDNDIVFILDEVQANFGRTGSLFAFTEYGVEPDMVVLGKGLGNGVPVSAAVGRADLFAAMHYGEASDTWSANPLSSAAVLATLDEFASRDIMGHAVQLSAVIERGLLRLAELPIVAHVRGEGAVWGLECATVGRHSAERVAAAVVEACYIGDESGRAIHLLGPLAGKVLRISPPLVMPLDEAQTYFGAMYEILAALATRLAMG